The Bacillota bacterium genomic interval CCGCAGGATGGCCCGACCCAGCGTGGATTTGCCCGACCCGCTCTCGCCGACCAGACCCAGCGTCTCCCCGGGGCGGATGGCAAAGGAGACGCCGTCCACCGCCTTGAGGACCTTGCCCCCCCGCGGGAACGACTTTTTCAGGTCCTTCACGACCAGAAGCTCAGACATGTGGGGCCCCTCCTTGGACTAAATGGCACGCAACCTCATGTCCCCCACCAACCGGACGGAGGGCGGGCTGTTCTCGCTCGCAGATGGGCTGCCTCAACGTACAGTGGGGATGGAAGCGACATCCCGGCGGAGGCGCGAGGAGGTTGGGCGGATTCCCCGGGATGGGCTGGAGGCGGGCGTCTTCGGCACCGACGTCCAAGGTCGAGCGGAGCAGTCCTTGGGAGTAGGGATGGAGCGCGTT includes:
- a CDS encoding oligopeptide/dipeptide ABC transporter ATP-binding protein, which gives rise to NALHPYSQGLLRSTLDVGAEDARLQPIPGNPPNLLAPPPGCRFHPHCTLRQPICEREQPALRPVGGGHEVACHLVQGGAPHV